The Nicotiana tabacum cultivar K326 chromosome 14, ASM71507v2, whole genome shotgun sequence genome contains a region encoding:
- the LOC107781189 gene encoding uncharacterized protein LOC107781189 has product MAATGKCFLVTGSPGIGKTTLIVRVLETLRNSNPNLKVQGFYTREIREGTERVGFEVVTLDGRKGILASNKISSPESLRWPTVGRYRVDVVSFELLALPELQVREDTDLFIIDEVGKMELYSSSFFPAVLKVLQSNIPLLASIPIPKAGRDIPGVARMRNHPGARVFTLNANNRDAMREQIYSILADMVQKP; this is encoded by the exons ATGGCCGCTACAGGAAAATGCTTCCTTGTCACTGGCTCTCCT GGTATTGGAAAGACAACTTTGATAGTTAGAGTACTCGAAACCCTCAGAAATTCCAATCCTAATTTGAAAGTCCAAGGTTTCTATACTC GGGAGATTAGAGAAGGAACAGAGAGGGTTGGGTTTGAGGTTGTGACGCTTGATGGTCGTAAAGGGATTCTTGCTTCTAACAAAATCTCCAG CCCAGAGTCTCTCAGATGGCCCACTGTGGGAAGATACAGGGTAGATGTTGTGTCATTTGAGTTGCTGGCATTGCCAGAGTTGCAG GTAAGGGAAGATACTGATCTTTTCATCATCGATGAAGTTGGGAAGATGGAGCTCTACAGTTCCTCATTCTTTCCAGCTGTACTAAAAGTCCTGCAATCCAATATCCCACTCTTGGCTTCTATCCCCATTCCAAAAGCAGGGCGAGATATACCTGGAG TTGCGAGGATGAGAAATCATCCAGGCGCTAGAGTTTTCACACTCAATGCAAATAACAGGGATGCTATGAGAGAACAAATATATTCCATCTTGGCAGATATGGTGCAAAAGCCTTAG
- the LOC107781190 gene encoding uncharacterized protein LOC107781190 isoform X1, with protein MVRLSDLIDLNEGGTTRKFLSDKRNGGEEAPRNRLEQPVEASCSFCIEGDDNALCAYHMTNEWSEKNCYVNEAPMKKLISEELSRSNPNSGQNAPSVVARLMGIDMLSVDTKPSTKKVEKKNEVCNIDRRSNSLKLNKLKPREHPQEEELQKFKKEFEAWQATRFKECSKIVELGTNTDQWLAQRRLNKEKLVLYANSKRLDVSSTPTKIVILRPVCDRTGNNEESWASSHSISEDGSSIEEFLQEVKERLKCELQVRNFRRSTTVIETSYTKKPSEAKKIAQSISKQVRESVTRDVGTTLARSKSMRSYRSEIQCEGTGSPDFTNSDTRRFLERSRAEESRYIANKVRHRDHMKDESDMQSRYFRQELSNNVMLDQELFHRNLVRSLSAPVSRSSFGKLLLEDQHMLTGAHIRRKHEASEKVKIHAKKCRKEKFNLKEKVSSFKYSFVLKGKLFGRKIQSLEESNGNKQIHMKDLLSTQTVASKFHENSTEVPPSPASVCSTTNEEIWRQTDCFSSSSTSDIHPPDDSEMPHVFKEISSNLNELRRQLNQLETYDFEETMIDDQSVEEEIMEIDDPAESFVRDLLVASGLYDGSCDKYLSKWDPLGKPISKQVFEEVEASYKKKTNDIEDASTIDQFQKFNHKLLCDFLNEVLRDVLGVPSTVSSSMKSTIALTARPLPLQGKKLLECVWEIARVYVDMSSQSFETILARDLQSTRWAGLVDEDVNALGKDIEHQIIGDLIHEMINDMKP; from the exons ATGGTGAGATTATCGGATCTCATTGATCTAAATGAAGGAGGGACGACGAGGAAGTTTCTTTCAGATAAGAGAAATGGTG GTGAGGAGGCTCCGCGAAATAGATTGGAGCAGCCAGTAGAGGCTTCCTGTAGCTTCTGCATTGAAGGAGATGACAATGCTCTG TGCGCTTATCACATGACAAATGAGTGGTCAGAGAAGAACTGTTATGTGAATGAGGCTCCAATGAAGAAACTGATCAGTGAAGAATTATCAAGAAGTAATCCAAATTCAGGACAGAATGCACCTAGTGTTGTCGCCCGTCTGATGGGCATAGATATGTTATCCGTGGATACAAAACCATCGACAAAGAAGGTCGAAAAGAAGAATGAGGTATGTAATATTGACAGACGGAGTAATAGCCTAAAGCTCAACAAACTTAAACCCCGAGAACATCCACAGGAAGAGGAACTACAAAAGTTTAAGAAGGAATTTGAAGCATGGCAAGCAACAAGGTTTAAGGAATGCTCAAAAATTGTTGAACTTGGCACCAATACCGATCAATGGTTGGCACAACGACGCCTGAACAAGGAAAAGTTGGTTCTTTACGCAAACTCAAAGAGACTTGATGTTTCTTCAACTCCTACAAAGATTGTAATTTTGAGGCCTGTTTGTGATAGGACGGGGAATAATGAAGAGTCATGGGCTAGTTCTCATAGCATATCCGAAGATGGGAGTAGTATAGAAGAATTTCTTCAGGAGGTTAAGGAAAGACTAAAATGTGAATTGCAAGTAAGGAATTTCAGAAGGAGCACTACTGTCATTGAGACCTCTTATACCAAAAAACCATCAGAAGCAAAGAAGATAGCTCAATCTATTTCAAAACAGGTGAGAGAGAGTGTTACAAGGGACGTTGGAACGACTCTAGCCCGATCAAAATCAATGAGGTCTTATAGAAGTGAAATTCAATGTGAAGGAACTGGTTCTCCTGATTTCACCAATAGTGATACAAGGAGATTTTTGGAAAGGAGCAGAGCTGAAGAAAGCAGATATATTGCTAATAAAGTGAGACATAGGGACCATATGAAAGACGAATcagacatgcagagcagatatttCAGACAAGAGTTGAGTAATAATGTAATGCTTGACCAGGAACTATTTCATAGGAACCTAGTTAGATCTTTGTCTGCTCCTGTGTCGCGGTCATCATTCGGAAAGCTTCTCCTAGAGGATCAACATATGTTGACGGGGGCGCATATTAGGCGAAAACATGAAGCTTCCGAGAAGGTCAAAATACATGCCAAAAAATGTAGAAAGGAGAAATTCAACCTTAAGGAAAAAGTTTCCAGCTTTAAATATAGTTTTGTACTTAAAGGAAAGCTCTTTGGTAGAAAGATTCAATCTTTGGAGGAATCAAATGGAAACAAACAGATTCACATGAAAGATCTTCTGAGCACACAAACTGTTGCATCCAAATTTCAT GAGAATTCTACTGAGGTGCCACCAAGTCCTGCATCTGTATGTAGCACTACCAATGAAGAAATTTGGAGGCAAACAGATTGTTTCAGCTCATCATCAACCTCAGATATACATCCGCCGGATGATAGTGAAATGCCTCATGTTTTCAAAGAGATAAGCTCTAATCTGAATG AGCTAAGGAGGCAATTGAATCAGCTAGAAACTTATGACTTTGAGGAGACAATGATTGATGATCAGTCTGTCGAAGAGGAGATAATGGAGATTGACGATCCTGCTGAATCGTTCGTTAGAGATCTTCTTGTTGCTTCTGGTTTATACGATGGTTCATGCGATAAATATCTATCAAAATGGGATCCACTCGGAAAGCCTATCAGCaaacaagtttttgaagaagtcgAAGCGTCTTACAAGAAAAAGACAAATGATATTGAAGATGCATCTACTATTGATCAATTCCAGAAGTTCAATCACAAGTTGTTGTGTGATTTCTTGAATGAAGTACTTCGGGATGTACTTGGAGTACCTTCCACAGTTTCAAGTTCTATGAAAAGTACTATTGCTCTGACTGCACGACCTCTACCTCTACAGGGAAAGAAGTTATTAGAATGTGTATGGGAAATTGCCCGAGTTTATGTGGATATGTCATCTCAATCTTTCGAAACTATACTAGCCCGAGACTTGCAATCCACACGTTGGGCTGGATTAGTTGATGAAGATGTTAATGCTCTGGGAAAAGATATTGAACACCAGATTATTGGTGATCTTATTCATGAAATGATCAATGATATGAAGCCATAA
- the LOC107781190 gene encoding uncharacterized protein LOC107781190 isoform X2, whose amino-acid sequence MTNEWSEKNCYVNEAPMKKLISEELSRSNPNSGQNAPSVVARLMGIDMLSVDTKPSTKKVEKKNEVCNIDRRSNSLKLNKLKPREHPQEEELQKFKKEFEAWQATRFKECSKIVELGTNTDQWLAQRRLNKEKLVLYANSKRLDVSSTPTKIVILRPVCDRTGNNEESWASSHSISEDGSSIEEFLQEVKERLKCELQVRNFRRSTTVIETSYTKKPSEAKKIAQSISKQVRESVTRDVGTTLARSKSMRSYRSEIQCEGTGSPDFTNSDTRRFLERSRAEESRYIANKVRHRDHMKDESDMQSRYFRQELSNNVMLDQELFHRNLVRSLSAPVSRSSFGKLLLEDQHMLTGAHIRRKHEASEKVKIHAKKCRKEKFNLKEKVSSFKYSFVLKGKLFGRKIQSLEESNGNKQIHMKDLLSTQTVASKFHENSTEVPPSPASVCSTTNEEIWRQTDCFSSSSTSDIHPPDDSEMPHVFKEISSNLNELRRQLNQLETYDFEETMIDDQSVEEEIMEIDDPAESFVRDLLVASGLYDGSCDKYLSKWDPLGKPISKQVFEEVEASYKKKTNDIEDASTIDQFQKFNHKLLCDFLNEVLRDVLGVPSTVSSSMKSTIALTARPLPLQGKKLLECVWEIARVYVDMSSQSFETILARDLQSTRWAGLVDEDVNALGKDIEHQIIGDLIHEMINDMKP is encoded by the exons ATGACAAATGAGTGGTCAGAGAAGAACTGTTATGTGAATGAGGCTCCAATGAAGAAACTGATCAGTGAAGAATTATCAAGAAGTAATCCAAATTCAGGACAGAATGCACCTAGTGTTGTCGCCCGTCTGATGGGCATAGATATGTTATCCGTGGATACAAAACCATCGACAAAGAAGGTCGAAAAGAAGAATGAGGTATGTAATATTGACAGACGGAGTAATAGCCTAAAGCTCAACAAACTTAAACCCCGAGAACATCCACAGGAAGAGGAACTACAAAAGTTTAAGAAGGAATTTGAAGCATGGCAAGCAACAAGGTTTAAGGAATGCTCAAAAATTGTTGAACTTGGCACCAATACCGATCAATGGTTGGCACAACGACGCCTGAACAAGGAAAAGTTGGTTCTTTACGCAAACTCAAAGAGACTTGATGTTTCTTCAACTCCTACAAAGATTGTAATTTTGAGGCCTGTTTGTGATAGGACGGGGAATAATGAAGAGTCATGGGCTAGTTCTCATAGCATATCCGAAGATGGGAGTAGTATAGAAGAATTTCTTCAGGAGGTTAAGGAAAGACTAAAATGTGAATTGCAAGTAAGGAATTTCAGAAGGAGCACTACTGTCATTGAGACCTCTTATACCAAAAAACCATCAGAAGCAAAGAAGATAGCTCAATCTATTTCAAAACAGGTGAGAGAGAGTGTTACAAGGGACGTTGGAACGACTCTAGCCCGATCAAAATCAATGAGGTCTTATAGAAGTGAAATTCAATGTGAAGGAACTGGTTCTCCTGATTTCACCAATAGTGATACAAGGAGATTTTTGGAAAGGAGCAGAGCTGAAGAAAGCAGATATATTGCTAATAAAGTGAGACATAGGGACCATATGAAAGACGAATcagacatgcagagcagatatttCAGACAAGAGTTGAGTAATAATGTAATGCTTGACCAGGAACTATTTCATAGGAACCTAGTTAGATCTTTGTCTGCTCCTGTGTCGCGGTCATCATTCGGAAAGCTTCTCCTAGAGGATCAACATATGTTGACGGGGGCGCATATTAGGCGAAAACATGAAGCTTCCGAGAAGGTCAAAATACATGCCAAAAAATGTAGAAAGGAGAAATTCAACCTTAAGGAAAAAGTTTCCAGCTTTAAATATAGTTTTGTACTTAAAGGAAAGCTCTTTGGTAGAAAGATTCAATCTTTGGAGGAATCAAATGGAAACAAACAGATTCACATGAAAGATCTTCTGAGCACACAAACTGTTGCATCCAAATTTCAT GAGAATTCTACTGAGGTGCCACCAAGTCCTGCATCTGTATGTAGCACTACCAATGAAGAAATTTGGAGGCAAACAGATTGTTTCAGCTCATCATCAACCTCAGATATACATCCGCCGGATGATAGTGAAATGCCTCATGTTTTCAAAGAGATAAGCTCTAATCTGAATG AGCTAAGGAGGCAATTGAATCAGCTAGAAACTTATGACTTTGAGGAGACAATGATTGATGATCAGTCTGTCGAAGAGGAGATAATGGAGATTGACGATCCTGCTGAATCGTTCGTTAGAGATCTTCTTGTTGCTTCTGGTTTATACGATGGTTCATGCGATAAATATCTATCAAAATGGGATCCACTCGGAAAGCCTATCAGCaaacaagtttttgaagaagtcgAAGCGTCTTACAAGAAAAAGACAAATGATATTGAAGATGCATCTACTATTGATCAATTCCAGAAGTTCAATCACAAGTTGTTGTGTGATTTCTTGAATGAAGTACTTCGGGATGTACTTGGAGTACCTTCCACAGTTTCAAGTTCTATGAAAAGTACTATTGCTCTGACTGCACGACCTCTACCTCTACAGGGAAAGAAGTTATTAGAATGTGTATGGGAAATTGCCCGAGTTTATGTGGATATGTCATCTCAATCTTTCGAAACTATACTAGCCCGAGACTTGCAATCCACACGTTGGGCTGGATTAGTTGATGAAGATGTTAATGCTCTGGGAAAAGATATTGAACACCAGATTATTGGTGATCTTATTCATGAAATGATCAATGATATGAAGCCATAA
- the LOC107781191 gene encoding WUSCHEL-related homeobox 8-like isoform X1, which translates to MEWENQQQQPPQRAEDMNGAAGGGGGMFVKVMTDEQMEVLRKQIAVYAVICEQLVDLHKSMASQHDLAGTRLGNLYCDPLITSAGHRISGRQRWTPTPVQLQILERIFDQGNGTPSKQKIKDITFELSQHGQISETNVYNWFQNRRARSKRKQQGGGATNNVESEVETEVESPNEKKTKPEDLQSSHMPTSRTEEGSSNPTGSFDQLSFYAMSNPRMDQVIEKMEDPGSYHPYLHAENYDMISQ; encoded by the exons ATGGAGTGggaaaatcagcagcagcagccaCCGCAGAGGGCGGAGGATATGAACGGCGCCGCCGGAGGAGGAGGAGGGATGTTTGTAAAAGTAATGACTGATGAGCAAATGGAAGTGCTACGTAAGCAAATTGCAGTGTACGCTGTCATTTGTGAACAGCTAGTTGATTTGCACAAATCCATGGCTTCCCAACATGATCTTGCTG GAACAAGGCTGGGGAATCTATATTGTGATCCGCTGATAACATCAGCTGGCCACAGAATCAGTGGCAGACAACGTTGGACGCCAACGCCTGTGCAACTTCAGATTCTTGAACGTATTTTCGATCAAGGCAATGGAACACCAAGCAAACAAAAGATTAAAGATATAACCTTTGAATTATCTCAGCATGGACAAATTTCTGAAACAAATGTTTATAATTGGTTTCAAAATAGACGTGCTCGATCGAAAAGGAAACAACAGGGCGGTGGTGCAACGAACAACGTTGAATCAGAGGTGGAGACAGAGGTCGAATCACctaatgaaaagaaaacaaagccAGAGGATTTGCAATCTTCTCATATGCCAACTTCAAGAACTGAAGAGGGTAGTTCAAATCCAACTGGAAGTTTTGACCAATTGTCCTTCTATGCAATGTCTAATCCAA GAATGGACCAGGTAATAGAAAAGATGGAAGATCCAGGTAGCTACCATCCATATCTACATGCAGAGAATTACGACATGATCAGCCAATGA
- the LOC107781191 gene encoding WUSCHEL-related homeobox 8-like isoform X2 yields MEWENQQQQPPQRAEDMNGAAGGGGGMFVKVMTDEQMEVLRKQIAVYAVICEQLVDLHKSMASQHDLAGTRLGNLYCDPLITSAGHRISGRQRWTPTPVQLQILERIFDQGNGTPSKQKIKDITFELSQHGQISETNVYNWFQNRRARSKRKQQGGGATNNVESEVETEVESPNEKKTKPEDLQSSHMPTSRTEEGSSNPTGSFDQLSFYAMSNPSLEMC; encoded by the exons ATGGAGTGggaaaatcagcagcagcagccaCCGCAGAGGGCGGAGGATATGAACGGCGCCGCCGGAGGAGGAGGAGGGATGTTTGTAAAAGTAATGACTGATGAGCAAATGGAAGTGCTACGTAAGCAAATTGCAGTGTACGCTGTCATTTGTGAACAGCTAGTTGATTTGCACAAATCCATGGCTTCCCAACATGATCTTGCTG GAACAAGGCTGGGGAATCTATATTGTGATCCGCTGATAACATCAGCTGGCCACAGAATCAGTGGCAGACAACGTTGGACGCCAACGCCTGTGCAACTTCAGATTCTTGAACGTATTTTCGATCAAGGCAATGGAACACCAAGCAAACAAAAGATTAAAGATATAACCTTTGAATTATCTCAGCATGGACAAATTTCTGAAACAAATGTTTATAATTGGTTTCAAAATAGACGTGCTCGATCGAAAAGGAAACAACAGGGCGGTGGTGCAACGAACAACGTTGAATCAGAGGTGGAGACAGAGGTCGAATCACctaatgaaaagaaaacaaagccAGAGGATTTGCAATCTTCTCATATGCCAACTTCAAGAACTGAAGAGGGTAGTTCAAATCCAACTGGAAGTTTTGACCAATTGTCCTTCTATGCAATGTCTAATCCAA GTCTTGAAATGTGTTAA
- the LOC107781193 gene encoding amino acid transporter AVT3B-like, translating into MVFEKNNKASSSSHVLQIPREDTPLLAKNQHLSSPSKTFANVFIAIVGAGVLGLPYTFKRTGWIMGAIMLFSVAFLTYHCMMLLVFSRRKIESHLKTSEISSFGDLGFAVCGPVGRFAVDAMIVLSQAGFCISYMIFIANTLAYCFNYSKSNPSPKILGLPPKTVYIWSCFPFQLGLNSIPSLTLLAPLSIFADVVELGAMGVVMVEDVMVYLKSSHVLEAFGGFSVFFYGLGVAVYAFEGVGMVLPLEAEMKDKAKFGKILGLSMALISLMYGAFGVLGYFAFGEETKDIITTNLGQGWLSSLVQIGLCINLFFTFPLMMNPVYEVMERRFCEGRYCLWIRWIVVLVVTFVALLVPNFADFLSLVGSSVCIILGFVLPALFHLIVFKDELRWHGLACDGAIIVMAAVFSVYGTFSSMLEILGAKA; encoded by the coding sequence ATGgtgtttgagaaaaataataaagcaagTTCATCCTCTCATGTTTTACAAATCCCAAGAGAAGATACACCCCTTTTAGCCAAGAATCAACACCTTTCTTCACCATCCAAAACTTTTGCTAATGTATTTATAGCCATAGTTGGAGCAGGAGTTCTTGGCCTTCCTTATACTTTTAAAAGAACAGGATGGATAATGGGTGCTATTATGCTATTTTCAGTAGCCTTTTTAACTTACCATTGTATGATGCTTCTTGtattttcaagaagaaaaatTGAATCCCATCTTAAAACTTCAGAAATCTCATCTTTTGGTGATTTGGGATTTGCTGTTTGTGGACCTGTTGGTAGGTTTGCTGTAGATGCTATGATTGTGTTATCACAAGCTGGTTTTTGTATCAGTTACATGATTTTCATAGCTAATACTTTAGCATACTGTTTTAATTACTCCAAGTCAAATCCAAGTCCTAAAATCTTGGGGTTGCCACCTAAAACAGTGTATATTTGGAGCTGTTTTCCATTTCAGTTGGGGTTGAATTCAATTCCTAGTCTTACCCTTTTAGCCCCTTTGAGTATTTTTGCTGATGTTGTTGAATTAGGAGCTATGGGTGTAGTTATGGTTGAAGATGTGATGGTTTATCTCAAAAGTAGTCATGTTCTTGAAGCTTTTGGTGGGTTCAGTGTGTTTTTCTATGGTCTTGGTGTAGCTGTTTATGCATTTGAAGGTGTTGGAATGGTTTTGCCTTTAGAAGCTGAGATGAAAGATAAGGCAAAATTTGGTAAAATCTTGGGTTTGTCAATGGCTTTAATATCTTTAATGTATGGTGCTTTTGGAGTATTAGGCTATTTTGCTTTTGGTGAAGAGACTAAGGATATAATTACCACAAATCTTGGACAAGGTTGGCTTAGCAGCTTAGTTCAAATTGGTCTTTGCATAAATTTATTCTTTACATTTCCACTTATGATGAATCCAGTATATGAAGTAATGGAAAGGAGATTTTGTGAAGGCAGGTATTGTCTTTGGATAAGATGGATTGTGGTTTTAGTAGTGACATTTGTGGCATTGTTGGTACCAAATTTTGCTGATTTCTTGTCACTTGTTGGGAGTAGTGTGTGCATTATTCTTGGCTTTGTATTGCCTGCTTTGTTTCATTTGATTGTGTTCAAAGATGAGTTAAGATGGCATGGGTTGGCTTGTGATGGTGCAATTATTGTAATGGCTGCAGTGTTTTCAGTGTATGGAACTTTCTCTTCTATGCTGGAGATATTGGGAGCCAAGGCTTAA